The genomic region gagGGGCTGAAATTCCAGGGGGATTGCTGGGCAGGCAACCTTTGTCCCAATTGGAATCTCTCCCACACAGACtcctttgaaatgaatgggaaaacATTTCCCGTTCACTTCAATGGGGCGTGTGCACGGAAAAAATTCCTCCTGAACCAGATGCTTGCATAAGGAACATGCAGTGACATGACCGAGCGTTGTTGACAAAATGTATTTCATCCTCATCCCTGGTGGCCTTTCAACAGGTGAGTGCACTGTACCTGCTCATGCTTGTTTTGCAGCTCCTCCTGCCTCCGTTGGGTTCCCCATCCAAAGGTCTGGTACCCCCTCAGTCCTGTCTCATCCTCGTCCACCTGGCAGTCAGCCCGGTCCTCTTTCTTGCCAGAGACCTGGAAAGCCCTTCCGACAAAAGGGATGCACACACAGGCTTGGTGGATGATTGTCCGGGACCCCCAGCTCAGGCCTCATCTGCATACAATGTATTTGCCTTGCCCAGGTTGGAATAAGCGGGTGGGACCCACATGAAGCAACCACCTGGGCATGGAAATATCCCTGGGGAAAGGATTGGGTTTGCCCGGCTGTACTCTCTGTTGCAAGACCAAATAATTTGGCTTGATAGAAAGCCACCtgcttgcctggggggggggggtgcagtgggTTCCCTGGTAATGCAAAACCAGCACAGTTTTTTGAATGGAGAGGCTAGAACCCAACTCTCTGATGTGTGATCTTTTATTCTGCCAGGttgtttttcatggcagaatgatgGAAATTGGACTCCCCCTCCAGCCGTTGGAAGTGGTACAACCCATTTGGCCACCAGAATTCTAACCTCCTCTTTCTGGacatcagaagaacatcagaaaaaccctgctggatcagaccaatagtccatctagtccagcctcccgtctcatgcaggggccagccagctcctctgaatggccaacaagagggcagagaggccgaggccttcccctgagaagaacactagaggagccttgctggatcagaccactgaggatccatccggtccagcctcccatcccacACAGTGGCTAATTGCCACCCTGGAGTCTGGAAAGAAATTTTTCTCCAAGCCAGATCGGCCCAGGGATCCTTGAGGGTTTTGCCTCTATCTTGGCCGTGGCCACTGGAGGAGTTGGGAGGGCAGTTGTGAATTATTCACAttgtgcgggggttggactagatgacctctaggGTCCATTCCATCAAGCCTTTATCTGAATAGTGCAGGCTAGGACGATTGTGCCTGATCtcagctgctaagcagggttggccatgactaatctttggatgggagatcaccgaagaataccagggtcaatgccaatccacctctgaatgtctccccGGGTCCACCTTAaccacctcctccccctctttctttttcgGCAGCTTCCTCTCTCTATTGCTACAAGTGTGAGAATGCGAAGTATCACAAGGACTGCAAGGAGGTGAAATGTTCCGACATGGAGATTCATTGTGTGACGGCGACCAGTGAATTTTCTGGTACGTTTCCACGAGAGGTGCAGCCTGTGGGTGGGCTGCCGGAGGAGCCAGCCAAAGCGCTGGGCTTGAGATCCTTCCCTCTGAAGCCGAATTTGCCAGGCACCCCGGGTTCACCTGGGGGCGCCCCAACTGAGGGAAGGGGGTGACATCTACAAGGAGTGCCTCAAGAACAAACTGAATGAATCGATACGTTTATAGATaagtttgccaactctgggctggagaattccaggagatttgggggtggagatggtggaaattggtgaggggagagagctcaggAGGGGTACagtgtcactctaggacttctgctttccctagatcagtggttctccaccttcctaatgccgcgaccctttaatacagtctctcatgttgtggtgacccccaaccataaaactatgccagtgttctttcacagaaattaaaccaaaacagaccaatggcattggctgcttcgcctggccagggaatcaccgcatagactggactgccagccaatGCGGTGAGTTCTCTGGGGGGcggcgctgccttctcccggccgctccagtggccaggagaaggctccagagagctgctggtggggagggagccgcgccgccttcttccgtcttcggggagggtggggggcgggacccggccttctctcggccccaggaactgggggccttctgcctgccaagcagaagttctaccactgagccacagcctctaccTAGGACACTCTCTGTTGCCTGTAGCCAAATCTCTGAcaacttctccctctccctcttcctccctcttctggATTCTCTACTTTCCAGGTCAGAATATCTCAGTCTCCAAATGGTGTTCTCCAACTTGCCCAAAGCCCGGCGAAATCAAAGGGGGCAAGAGAACCGTGGATTGCTGCCAGACCGACTACTGCAACAGGGGTGCCGGTGGTGCCAGAGGCAATTACGCCCTCCTGGGTGCAGCTCTGCTTGCCAGCTGTTTCTACGCCCTCCGGACTGggctgtgatggaggtgaggccaGAAGACACGGAGAGGGTGCCTGCCGGAAGCTCGCGGGAgacgctgaccccccccccccactgagacTGCTTTCTGCTGCCCCACAAGTTGTTATGCAGAACAGCCACCTTGCCTGCATTGCCTGGGCATGGCGTGGGATGCCGCTTTACAAAACCTTCCCATGTAAAAACTCCCCGCATGAAGTAAACTAGCACTTCAGGAAGAAAAGGGTTGGTGTGGCCAGTCTATGGAGAAAGTCCATGGTTTGTGTGTTAGGGAGGGTGGAAACAGTCAAAACTATTGGAACGACAATACTGACGCCAAAATTACAATGCAGAGTAGACTTCTGCCCCCTTATTTCACAGAATATCAGGATTGTCTCTTGGATTTCCCCCagactgctctctctctcacttcctctctctgTGCCAGTCAGTTGTCTTATTGTTCTGCTTATGGATCTTacttcctttcctgttttcttatggttgccagcctccaggtgggtcctggataTTTCATGGAACTAAAATGATTTCTagaatgcagagatcagttcctttgggggaaaatggctgctttggtaggcGAATCCAATGTATTCAtgctccattgaagtccctcctccagcccctccctccaTAGGCTCCACACCCCAATtttcagagttggcaactgggTGAAACTGGCTCTGGCCTCCAGCTTGCCTTGGGATATGAACTGGCATCCCAAATgactcttctctcccccaccatgTTCCCAGACGCTAGCAGGAAGGAGGCCCATGGAAGCCCCCCAGGAGTGCCAGCAGTCCCCAGGGCTTGTaaccctcacctccctccccataTGTGTgaaggggggcagggaaaggctgagggacagtTAGCAAAGTTCAGTTTTGGTTACTGTCCCAAGGAAGAATCTCTCATCTGGATGAATCATAAGTTGGACGGTCCTGAAAtgcgaaaaagaagaagagtttgtccttttctctacccgaaggagtctcaaagcagcttccattcgccttccctttcctctccccacaacagacaccctgtgagggaggggaagctgagggagccctgatattactgaagttggttcttagatgccgcttttccctacatgaaggaggctcaaagcgactttcaatcggcttccctttcctcttcccacaacagaccccctgggagggaggggaggctgagagagccctgacagaactgctctgtgagaaaagcactaccagggttgtggcaagcccaaggtcacccagctggctgcatgtgaaggaggagcagggagtcaacctggcttaaccactacaccaagctggtttagcTGAGGCATGCTGCTCTCTAGTGGTCAAAACACAACAACGCCACTTTAGGCATTTGGGACCCAACTGCTTTGCCCACACATCTTACTGCAGCTTTACAGAGCTGTAATCCTTTAATCGTGATTTTGGATTCTGCGCCTGCCTTACACACCCTTCTTTGTCCTTTGGTGCATTTATTAAGCAGCTACAGTAAAGGAAGCCCACACACTTTTCCAAATCAGGGTGGAAAGCCACGTATGATGTGTGTGGGGAGTGTCCAAAGTTTTTCAAAATTCATCCAGATGCAGTTTTGCAGGAGTGTCCAGCAAGcgtcttccatttaaatcctcaggGTTCAGGTGTTGTGTTTGCATTTTAGCATAAGTTCATTgagtggaaaggaaaagaaaagaacacaaGCAAAAgatgttgaaattgacaagagtattttttttgaaattgacATGCAGCtgccactagggcaggggtagtcaaactgcggccctccagatgtccatggactacaattcccagaagcccctgccagcgaatgctggcaggggcttctgggaattgtagtccatggacatctggagggccacagtttgactacccctgcactaggggatTCTCAGCTGTGTTATTGACCCAAATGAAGAATGGGAAAGAGTGACACCATCTCATAACATGGGGGAACATGCTGAGTGTGCacaatgcccagcagaacccattgACACTGGCACTGCCAGCTGGgttatgtgtttgtatgtgtgtaatgaggaccctgaagaagaaagacaggaggagaataggtaCTTTCGAATtagggtgttggagacgaatgctgcgaacaccatggacagccaaaggtACCAACaaggatagttttagagaggagcaaaccaactatgtcataaGAAGGCAAGCTATTACAGCTAAAGCTAaattactttggacacatcgtgcGATCAAcgtcgctagaaaaatcattaatgctcggcatggtcagcggcaaaaggaaacgtggtcaccaaaggatccgctggctcaacacgatcaaagccgatacagggatggccatgaaccaactgaaagaagcagacagagacaggggcgcatggtgaagaatTTCCTACAGAATCGCCAAGgttcggacacaactgaatggatgacatcatcatcaatgtGTTTGTATGCGTGTGTGCCAGTGCGAATGGGTTGCAACTCCACCACACTTTGCCGAGGACTGCAGTTTGTATTGGGGAGGAGTcgtctggcagaagctctggagaactTTCTAGTCTCGTGCCACTAAATTAGACAAAATATGGAGTGTGTGCACTTTTGCCGATGCCCTAGTACAGCTGCACAGTAACAccaatttcctgcccttccttgcgtatttgcatattttgtgattctctaattagATCCTGCACACTAGTGGTGGTTTGGGTAGCTTTTCAAAGGCGttttgtgtggatggtgctctgTCCTCAAAATGGGTTTGACCCCAAGCAATTCTTAAATTTGGCCATTTGCAGAAAGTCCGTGTGGttgtaaacgaaacatgagcaggcagtgtgatgcagcggtaaaaaaggcaaatgccattttgggctgtatcaacagaggcatcacatcaaaatcacaagatgtcatagtcccattgtatacggcactggtcagaccccccACGTCTCATATTGATTTCTTTCTGTGCTaataatccccctccccccctgttttatttgtttgcagTACTTCTTTattttgcacaggggatacagctgtttgcctcctctctgatccCTCTTTCAAGTAATACCAATAGGGAACAAAATCTTGTACAGCTGTTTTTAAACTTCCTCCCTCACTGTATTTTTAATTCAGTGATTTGAGACTAGCTATAGACTCATATCActagaaattaaaattaaaaagaattaaaacaaCAAAGTGAAAATTTGAGTTTTCACATTGATGAAGAGGGAGGATGGTGGGAGGTGCAGAGTGGGCAGATGACCTCTATGTGGGCAGGGGAGTGACcttcagggggaggggaaagggcggAGGAACATCTAAGCGAAtccatatgcttttgaattatctttgGCTTGGAAGGGAAACAGTAGAAATATCGCCAccaaagcactctcagaaaatctGGGGAAGCAGCAACCAGAAAgggaactgagtgctgaagggagggaaatcagtGCCAAATGGCAAAGAAAATCCAACAGATATACATGGTAAAGCAAGGGGAAAATACCAGTGCAAGATAAACCTTTGTTGGGTACCTGTGCTAAAacagttttgagtccagtggcatctttaagaccaacaaagttgtattcaaagtataagctttcacatGTGCATGCATTTCCTCAGAGACATtgcaatggaagttaccagtccatccctacaggcagagggtgagcagaaAATTAACATAATGAAGATATTTTAAAGATTCAAGGACCAGCTAGGAATAACGAGCCGTAGTTATAAAGGAATCTTGCACGAAACTGAAATTCTAGCTTCTCTTGTTCAGAACTATTCTAAACCCCATTGTGATTACCATGCCTGCATGCTTGGAAATTGCACAGGATACCTTCCAGCTAGGAATATAGGTTCTTGTTCAAGGAGCCACCTTGTTAAATCTGCTCCTGGTACCCAGGGCTAAATTCAAGTTCAGCAGCACCATAGCATTCAAGGAGATTGGTATGACAACGAGATTTTGAGCTCTGAACCatcttgctgggagggcggtctaaaaatctaataaacataaatgaaagcttatgcctaattctctctctctctctctctctctctctctctctctctctgttggtcTTGAAACTCtaagctactggactcaaatttagctgtTCTATAGCCAAACATGATGGCTGCCCTCCTGTTACCCAGTCACTCTTCAGGAGGCCATCTAAGCTCCAAGCCAGctctgacctggctagcccaggcaagcccgaccctgtcatatctcagaagctaagcagggtagacttgggctagtatttggatgggagacctccaaggaacgcgAGGGGCCATGACctggagtcaggcaatggcagaccacctctgaacatctcttgcttggctgccagacagtccatctcttgcttggctgcaCTGCACACATGTCAGAGATAATAGAATCAATAGCTCTGTGCTCTGCTTGAAACTGGGCTCTTCTCAACATCCTTGCAGCTGCACCTACATCTTCTTTTACtctcaccttagaatcatagaatcatagaatcatagagttggaagggacctcatgggtcatctagtccaccccctgcactatgcaggacactcacatcccaatcgctcatctactgtaacctgccacccctttgccttcaccttGGCCAGTTCTTCTGACTCATGAATGGTAGTAACTTTTTCTTCTGCAATTTCTGTGACTCCTGcaccaacttagaatcatagaatcatagagttagaaggggccacacaggccatctagtccaaccccctgctcaacgcaggatcagcccagagcatcctaaagcatccaagaaaacgtATTTGTTTTTGACCCAGAATGCACCATGATTGACCATTTAAAtctgctgcagcccctcccccgcCATTGACCTTCTCTTCCTGTTCTATTCTCTGGCCTCCAGATCCATTAGCTCTGTCGTAATCTACTAGATTTCTTAGATGCTGTTTGTATGACATATGCGCAACACCCTTAAaaggtcctttcattttacaaggaagcaaactGTCTCCCCAATGGATTATTCcattcatttaaaaatgaaatttattaaaacatttatatcctgactTTTCTCGTGGTCCAGGGTGACTTACAACAACAGGTAAATATATTCCCagctaaaataaaaaagaaaacaacccccCAAGTCCTCCGTTCTTCCCCATGAAAGATGCCTGCCATGTTACGTTCTTATGGCTATAAGCATAGACCGCTTCAAGAGGGGCCTGGATTGACAtctggagcagaagtccatcagtggctacaagGTGTAGATGGGACACTCCACCTGGGACATCTGCTCTGTacccttggtgcttgggggatggcttctggagttctggccccacaggTAGACCTCCTAATGTCACatggtttttggccactgtgtgacacagagtgctggactggatggaccactagcTTGATCCAATGTGGCTTGTCTTATGTCTGGGTCAGCAATGCTCTCtcttcttggtacttggggggccacagtgggagggcttctggatttctggccctgctggtggacctcctgagagcaccagggtttggccactgtgtgatacagaatgttggactggatgacccactGATTTGATCCAacatctcttatgttcttatgtctggagcagtgatgctttGTATGCTTGGTGGTTGAGGGGCCCGAGTTGGAGGGATTCTGAAGTTctagccctgctgggggacctcctgatgccacctgtgtttgggccactgtgtgacagaaagTGCTGGATTGATCCCACAaaacttctcttatgttcttattcaaACCTctggcaaacaggcaggcctTGCAGGGCCCCCGGAAAATTTCCAAGGAGAGAGAGCCACAGAGGAAGATCCATGACAGAAGAGGCCCaggctctggttgatgccaggcaGGCCAACCTGAGTGGTGGGATAGTCAACAGATGGCTGACAGATGACTGAGGCTGGCGCCAACCAGGAATATATTGAAGGAGCTGGTCCTCGATactttacattatttataatttACCTTATTTACACTGTAGGTTATCACTGAGACCGAAGGCGAATGATGCGTTGTAAGTCAAATGCAGTCAATAAAACAGGATGAGGATGCAGAAATTTAAATCAAGGCACCATCTGGAGTGATCAATTATTACATCCTGGCAAATTTGCAAACCCGCCAATGTTTGTTTATGATTTCTTTAATCCAATTGGCTAAAGGTGGTTATTGAAATTCATATGTGATAAAGGTGTGTTTCAGTATACACCTTTAGCCAATTCAATGAATGGAACCGTGAATAGACATTGGCATGAGGTTGCAGATTTGCCAGGATGTAATAACTGGCCACTTATTGGATTTAGGGGAATTAGGCATGTTAGAGAGACATTCATTTGTTCTGATTTTCATGATAACCAGTCAAGTAGGGATGCCCTGGCCAGGATAGCCtaggcaagcccaatcttgtcatatctcagaagctaagcagggtcagccctggatagcacttggatgggagaccccaaggaagtccagggttgtggcatgggggcaggcaatggcaaacctcctccgaacgtctcttgcctggcagcctaaTAATCTAAGGACCTCGTGgctatattagaatcatagaatcat from Paroedura picta isolate Pp20150507F chromosome 9, Ppicta_v3.0, whole genome shotgun sequence harbors:
- the LOC143844366 gene encoding lymphocyte antigen 6E-like produces the protein MKLLPVVLLVVALSVQRASSLYCYKCENAKYHKDCKEVKCSDMEIHCVTATSEFSGQNISVSKWCSPTCPKPGEIKGGKRTVDCCQTDYCNRGAGGARGNYALLGAALLASCFYALRTGL